One Pseudomonas sp. MH9.2 DNA segment encodes these proteins:
- a CDS encoding CvpA family protein, with translation MPFTPVDWAIIAIIAISALISLKRGFVKEALSLLTWIIAGVVAWMFGGSLSQYLVSYIETPSARVIAGCTILFVATLLVGAMVNFLISELIRVTGLSGTDRFLGMVFGAARGGLLVVVAVGLLSLGPVQQDQWWQQSKLMPQFLLVADWSKNLILGLSSKWLASGISVPADLPFKEHLLPSTMPQEVFGKSSSTK, from the coding sequence GTGCCATTTACCCCGGTTGATTGGGCGATCATTGCGATCATTGCCATCTCCGCCTTGATCAGTTTGAAACGCGGCTTCGTCAAGGAAGCATTGTCGTTACTCACCTGGATCATTGCCGGTGTTGTTGCCTGGATGTTCGGCGGCTCGCTTTCGCAGTACCTTGTCAGTTACATCGAGACACCTTCAGCTCGCGTGATTGCCGGCTGCACCATCCTGTTTGTCGCCACCTTGCTGGTAGGCGCCATGGTCAACTTTCTTATCAGCGAACTGATTCGCGTCACCGGGCTTTCCGGGACCGATCGTTTTCTGGGTATGGTCTTCGGCGCTGCGCGCGGAGGCTTGCTAGTGGTTGTCGCGGTCGGGCTGTTGAGCCTGGGCCCCGTACAGCAAGATCAATGGTGGCAGCAGTCTAAACTGATGCCACAATTTCTATTGGTCGCTGACTGGTCGAAAAACCTGATTCTCGGGTTGTCCAGCAAGTGGCTAGCCAGCGGTATCAGCGTACCCGCTGATCTCCCGTTCAAGGAACACCTCCTGCCGTCAACAATGCCGCAAGAAGTGTTCGGTAAATCCAGTTCCACTAAGTAG
- a CDS encoding phosphoribosylanthranilate isomerase: protein MSGVRSKICGITRIEDALAAVDAGADAIGFVFYAKSPRAVSVEQVRAIIAALPPFITTVGLFVNISRCELTEILEIVPLDLLQFHGDETPEDCDGYHRPYIKALRVQAGDDIAASCRAYSRASGILLDTYVADVPGGTGEAFDWSLIPHTLSKPIILAGGLTPDNVAQAIAQVRPYAVDVSGGVEMSKGIKDHDKIRAFMHAVRGS, encoded by the coding sequence ATGTCAGGCGTTCGCAGCAAGATCTGCGGGATTACCCGTATAGAAGACGCGTTGGCCGCGGTTGATGCCGGGGCCGATGCCATCGGCTTTGTGTTCTACGCCAAAAGCCCTCGTGCCGTCAGCGTCGAGCAGGTGCGTGCAATTATTGCTGCCTTGCCACCGTTTATTACCACCGTCGGCTTGTTCGTCAATATCAGCCGTTGCGAGCTCACCGAGATACTGGAAATCGTACCTCTGGATCTCTTGCAGTTTCATGGCGACGAAACGCCCGAAGACTGTGACGGCTATCATCGACCTTACATCAAGGCGTTGCGCGTGCAGGCGGGTGACGACATCGCCGCCAGTTGCCGGGCCTATTCCAGGGCCAGCGGTATCCTGCTCGATACTTATGTTGCCGACGTGCCGGGCGGCACAGGCGAAGCGTTTGACTGGTCGTTGATCCCGCACACGCTGAGCAAACCGATTATTCTGGCGGGCGGTTTGACGCCAGACAACGTCGCGCAAGCCATCGCTCAGGTCCGACCTTATGCGGTGGATGTCAGCGGCGGAGTTGAAATGAGCAAGGGCATCAAGGATCACGACAAGATCCGTGCGTTCATGCACGCGGTGCGGGGTTCTTGA
- the accD gene encoding acetyl-CoA carboxylase, carboxyltransferase subunit beta has translation MSNWLVDKLIPSIMRSEVKKSSVPEGLWHKCPSCEAVLYRPELEKTLDVCPKCNHHMRIGARARLNIFLDVEGRAELGADLEPVDRLKFRDSKKYKDRLVAAQKQTGEKDALISMSGTLLGMPVVACAFEFSFMGGSMGAIVGERFVRAANYALANRCPMVCFAASGGARMQEALISLMQMAKTSAVLARLREEGLPFISVLTDPVYGGVSASLAMLGDVIIAEPKALIGFAGPRVIEQTVREKLPEGFQRSEFLLEHGAIDLIVPRQELRPRLGNLLAQMMNLPTPKFIAAPLEPIIVPPAPATV, from the coding sequence ATGAGCAACTGGTTGGTAGACAAACTGATCCCTTCGATCATGCGTTCCGAGGTGAAAAAAAGCTCGGTACCAGAAGGGCTTTGGCATAAGTGCCCGTCTTGTGAAGCGGTGCTTTATCGTCCGGAACTCGAAAAGACCCTGGACGTCTGCCCCAAGTGCAATCACCACATGCGCATTGGCGCGCGTGCTCGTCTGAACATCTTTCTCGATGTGGAAGGGCGTGCAGAGCTGGGCGCCGACCTTGAGCCAGTGGATCGACTGAAGTTTCGCGACAGCAAGAAGTACAAGGACCGCCTGGTCGCTGCGCAGAAGCAGACCGGCGAGAAAGATGCACTGATCTCCATGAGCGGCACGCTGCTCGGGATGCCCGTCGTGGCCTGCGCGTTTGAATTCTCGTTCATGGGCGGCTCGATGGGTGCCATTGTCGGCGAGCGGTTTGTCCGCGCGGCCAACTACGCACTGGCAAATCGCTGCCCAATGGTCTGCTTCGCTGCTTCCGGCGGTGCGCGGATGCAGGAAGCGCTGATTTCCCTGATGCAAATGGCCAAGACGTCGGCGGTATTGGCGCGTTTGCGCGAGGAAGGCTTGCCGTTTATCTCGGTCCTGACCGACCCGGTCTACGGTGGTGTTTCCGCCAGTCTGGCGATGCTGGGCGACGTGATCATTGCCGAGCCTAAAGCGCTGATCGGCTTCGCCGGTCCTCGTGTGATCGAACAGACTGTGCGTGAAAAACTGCCAGAAGGTTTCCAGCGCAGTGAGTTCCTGCTGGAACATGGCGCTATCGATTTGATCGTTCCGCGTCAAGAACTGCGTCCGCGTCTGGGTAATCTGCTGGCCCAAATGATGAACTTGCCGACACCTAAATTCATCGCCGCACCTTTGGAACCGATCATCGTTCCGCCGGCACCGGCCACTGTATGA
- the truA gene encoding tRNA pseudouridine(38-40) synthase TruA: MAAAGFSRIALGVEYKGSRYCGWQRQASGVLTVQETLENALSKVAASPVSLLCAGRTDAGVHACGQVVHFDTQAERSLKAWVMGANINLPHDVSVTWAQVMPAHFHARFKAIARRYRYVIYNDPIRPAHLGQEITWNHRPLDAERMALAAQYLVGTHDFSAFRAGQCQAKSPIKQLHHLRVTRHGQMIVIDVRANAFLHHMVRNIAGVLMTIGTGERPIEWAGEVLESRVRRTGGVTAHPFGLYLVKVEYHDEFALPERYVGPHFLTGFSELGG, from the coding sequence GCTGCCGCCGGCTTTTCCAGAATCGCATTAGGCGTCGAGTATAAAGGTTCGCGTTATTGCGGATGGCAGCGCCAGGCTTCCGGCGTACTGACCGTTCAGGAAACCCTTGAGAACGCATTGTCCAAAGTTGCTGCGTCCCCCGTCTCATTGTTGTGCGCCGGGCGTACCGATGCGGGTGTTCACGCCTGTGGGCAAGTGGTGCACTTCGATACTCAGGCCGAAAGGTCGCTGAAAGCCTGGGTCATGGGCGCCAATATCAATTTGCCTCACGATGTCAGCGTGACCTGGGCCCAAGTCATGCCGGCGCATTTTCATGCGCGGTTCAAGGCGATTGCCCGTCGTTACCGCTACGTCATCTACAATGATCCGATTCGGCCGGCGCACTTGGGCCAGGAAATCACCTGGAACCACCGCCCGCTGGATGCAGAGCGCATGGCGCTGGCTGCTCAGTACCTGGTCGGCACCCATGATTTCAGTGCGTTTCGTGCCGGGCAATGTCAGGCGAAGTCACCGATCAAGCAGCTGCATCACCTGCGGGTGACGCGTCACGGTCAAATGATCGTCATCGACGTTCGCGCCAACGCCTTTTTGCACCACATGGTGCGTAATATCGCCGGCGTGTTGATGACCATTGGCACCGGTGAGCGGCCAATCGAATGGGCCGGGGAAGTACTGGAGAGCCGGGTCCGTCGGACCGGTGGCGTGACCGCGCACCCGTTCGGGCTTTACCTGGTGAAAGTGGAATACCACGATGAGTTTGCCCTGCCGGAACGTTACGTCGGCCCGCACTTCTTGACCGGCTTCTCTGAACTTGGCGGCTGA
- the folC gene encoding bifunctional tetrahydrofolate synthase/dihydrofolate synthase, with translation MTLRTLGDWLAYLEQLHPSAIDMGLERSQQVAGKLGLTRPAPRVITVTGTNGKGSTCAFIASLMQAQGLKVGVYSSPHLLRYNERVQVQGVEATDSQLCEAFAAVEAARGNISLTYFEMGTLAAFWLFERAALDAVVLEIGLGGRLDAVNLIDADLAVITSIGVDHADWLGDTRESVAFEKAGILRQGRPALCGDLDPPAPLLERVKALGCPFLLRGRDFDLAVTDSDWHWQGHDARGQLVELHHLPLLDLPMENAALALQAYLLLDLPWVQEHISAALSSTRLTGRLDRRQINWHGKPLKLLLDVGHNPHAAHYLAQRLASRPLAGKRLAVFGLLADKDLKGVLAELAGSVQEWAVAPLPTPRSCSAGELQAALQNLGASVTSYQSVALALEGQCDQATAEDEILLFGSFYCVAEALEWLARRAKEDIANGFAG, from the coding sequence ATGACCCTGCGTACCTTGGGCGACTGGCTCGCTTACCTTGAGCAACTGCATCCATCGGCCATCGATATGGGGCTGGAGCGTTCGCAACAAGTGGCGGGCAAGCTGGGATTGACCCGGCCGGCACCCAGGGTGATCACAGTTACAGGGACCAACGGCAAGGGGTCTACCTGCGCGTTCATTGCTTCATTGATGCAGGCGCAGGGGCTCAAGGTGGGTGTTTACAGCTCGCCGCACTTGTTGCGTTACAACGAACGGGTGCAGGTCCAGGGTGTTGAAGCCACCGATAGCCAGCTGTGCGAGGCCTTCGCGGCGGTAGAAGCCGCTCGCGGTAACATCTCCCTGACCTACTTCGAAATGGGCACGCTCGCGGCGTTTTGGCTGTTCGAGCGTGCGGCGCTGGATGCGGTGGTCCTTGAAATAGGCCTCGGTGGACGTCTGGATGCGGTGAACCTGATCGATGCCGATTTGGCCGTGATCACCAGTATTGGCGTTGATCACGCTGACTGGTTGGGTGATACCCGAGAGTCGGTCGCCTTCGAAAAGGCCGGGATCTTGCGTCAGGGGCGTCCAGCCCTGTGCGGCGACCTCGACCCTCCCGCGCCATTGCTCGAACGCGTCAAGGCGCTCGGTTGCCCGTTCCTGTTGCGCGGTCGTGATTTCGATCTGGCGGTGACCGACAGTGACTGGCATTGGCAGGGACATGATGCGCGCGGCCAATTGGTTGAATTGCACCACTTGCCGCTGCTTGACCTGCCGATGGAAAATGCTGCATTGGCGTTGCAGGCTTATCTGCTGCTGGATCTTCCCTGGGTGCAGGAACACATTAGTGCAGCCTTGAGCAGCACGCGGTTGACCGGTCGTCTGGATCGGCGCCAGATCAACTGGCATGGCAAGCCACTGAAGCTTTTGCTGGATGTCGGCCATAATCCTCATGCGGCACACTATCTGGCGCAGCGGCTGGCAAGTCGGCCGCTGGCTGGTAAACGCCTGGCAGTTTTCGGATTGCTGGCGGACAAGGATCTCAAGGGCGTACTGGCCGAGCTGGCTGGCAGCGTTCAGGAGTGGGCTGTTGCACCTTTACCGACGCCCCGTAGCTGTTCGGCTGGCGAGTTGCAGGCCGCGCTACAGAACCTTGGCGCAAGCGTGACGTCTTATCAGAGTGTCGCACTGGCGCTGGAAGGGCAGTGCGATCAAGCGACTGCCGAAGATGAAATTCTGTTGTTCGGATCATTTTATTGCGTCGCCGAGGCCCTGGAATGGCTGGCCCGGCGCGCCAAGGAGGACATTGCAAATGGCTTTGCTGGATAA
- a CDS encoding SPOR domain-containing protein encodes MALLDNVFKQRMVGALVLVALAVIFLPMLFSRQDETRRVSVDVPATPQTPATPQVQVEPVAVPEPQSLPQEPVPTDEDLAQPKASSVPVPITTVTPSVATTQPVPAVKPAAAQAPAKPAADPSRVDANGLSVSWSVQLASLSNRASADTLQKSLRAQGYNAYIRSSDGLNRVFVGPLIERAEADRLRDQLSKQQKLNGLVVRFQPERN; translated from the coding sequence ATGGCTTTGCTGGATAACGTGTTCAAGCAGCGGATGGTCGGTGCACTGGTATTGGTTGCATTGGCGGTGATTTTTTTGCCGATGTTGTTTTCGCGCCAGGATGAAACGCGTCGCGTGTCGGTCGATGTGCCCGCCACGCCGCAAACACCGGCGACGCCTCAAGTGCAGGTCGAGCCCGTAGCGGTTCCAGAGCCTCAGTCGTTGCCGCAGGAGCCTGTGCCGACGGACGAAGACCTTGCTCAGCCCAAGGCCTCTTCAGTGCCTGTGCCAATAACCACTGTGACCCCGTCGGTCGCGACCACGCAGCCAGTCCCGGCAGTCAAGCCGGCAGCGGCTCAGGCGCCCGCCAAACCCGCTGCGGACCCCAGTCGTGTGGATGCCAATGGCCTGTCGGTCAGTTGGTCGGTGCAACTGGCCAGTCTGTCCAATCGCGCCAGTGCCGACACGTTGCAGAAAAGCCTGCGTGCTCAGGGTTATAATGCTTATATTCGGTCCTCGGACGGCTTGAACCGAGTGTTTGTCGGGCCGCTGATTGAGCGTGCCGAGGCTGATCGTTTGCGTGATCAGTTGAGCAAACAGCAGAAACTCAACGGTTTGGTGGTGCGCTTTCAGCCTGAGCGAAATTGA